Proteins encoded by one window of Actinomycetota bacterium:
- a CDS encoding SWIM zinc finger family protein has protein sequence MSWENEFARKVKKAERYAREPDRLRFEEFVLKFKGDHRIYTITLKGENLTCNCPFFDEHRTCSHLMALKKILGVKLPEI, from the coding sequence ATGTCTTGGGAGAATGAATTTGCTAGGAAGGTTAAGAAGGCCGAACGCTATGCCAGGGAGCCCGATCGTCTGCGTTTTGAAGAATTCGTGCTCAAGTTCAAGGGAGATCATCGCATCTACACCATAACTCTAAAAGGGGAGAATTTGACATGCAATTGCCCTTTCTTTGATGAGCATAGAACCTGCAGCCATTTGATGGCTCTCAAGAAGATTCTGGGTGTGAAGTTGCCGGAAATCTGA
- a CDS encoding GGDEF domain-containing protein: protein MEELLYWERNLATIRWIVILACAFLFPLCPEARINLFPILVLGFFAIIHGIGVFLYVQGQEKISLSLSYFISLVDALLILLFVHYTGGTHSPFHLLIVLSLISIALRYDLPQTVTATFAESFGYVFIILIKRQLFPLSASAYRVSSALVLFFVTAIYVGVQSRRERWNYLRRTREVEKLQSKVEELIYIDDLTGLYNLNYFQERLNEEIKRTERYGTKLSLLMFDIDHFRNYNDLYGPTNGDKVLQLLGQLLKNYSRDIDIPVRYGGEEPALLLPETGKEGAFSIAERIRRLVEEEEFPHQETQPRGTLTVSCGVATYPTDAVTQKEFIDAANVALYRAKREGRNRVCLYSGEI, encoded by the coding sequence GTGGAAGAACTCCTTTATTGGGAGAGAAATTTGGCCACGATAAGATGGATAGTCATTTTAGCCTGTGCCTTCCTTTTCCCACTGTGCCCTGAAGCTCGGATAAATTTATTCCCCATCCTTGTCTTAGGGTTCTTTGCCATCATTCATGGTATTGGAGTTTTTCTGTATGTCCAAGGTCAAGAGAAGATCAGCCTTTCTTTGAGCTATTTCATCTCCCTCGTGGATGCTCTACTTATTTTACTCTTCGTGCATTACACAGGGGGAACCCATAGTCCTTTTCATCTTTTGATCGTTCTTTCTTTGATTTCCATCGCTTTGCGCTATGATTTACCCCAAACGGTGACGGCCACCTTCGCTGAAAGTTTTGGGTATGTTTTCATCATTCTCATAAAACGTCAGCTATTTCCGTTAAGTGCCTCCGCCTATCGGGTTTCATCGGCGCTCGTTCTCTTCTTTGTGACCGCTATATATGTGGGCGTTCAAAGTAGGCGGGAGAGATGGAATTACCTAAGGCGGACAAGAGAGGTGGAGAAGCTCCAGAGCAAGGTGGAGGAATTAATTTATATCGATGATTTAACCGGGCTATATAATTTAAATTATTTTCAAGAACGTCTAAATGAGGAGATCAAGCGAACCGAACGTTATGGAACCAAATTATCATTGTTGATGTTTGACATCGATCATTTTAGAAACTATAACGACCTCTACGGTCCCACCAATGGCGACAAGGTTCTTCAGCTGCTGGGGCAGCTCTTAAAAAATTACAGCAGGGATATTGATATACCCGTGAGATACGGTGGCGAAGAACCAGCTCTTCTCCTTCCCGAGACCGGTAAAGAGGGAGCCTTTAGTATTGCCGAAAGAATTAGAAGATTGGTTGAAGAGGAAGAATTCCCGCATCAAGAGACTCAGCCCCGTGGTACCCTCACCGTAAGCTGTGGAGTGGCTACATATCCTACGGATGCCGTAACGCAGAAGGAATTCATTGACGCTGCCAATGTAGCTCTTTATAGAGCCAAGCGCGAAGGCAGAAACAGAGTTTGTCTTTATAGCGGAGAAATTTGA
- a CDS encoding galactose-1-phosphate uridylyltransferase has protein sequence MPELRQDIVTGRWVVIATERALRPESFTRLKKEEAKTTTVCPFCYGNEALTPPEIMAYRPKNTLPDTPGWTIRVVPNKYPAFVPEYLRVGRDGKPLVREGTMPAGRQVYPSMVAMGAHEVIVSSPDHHKSLALLSESQVIKIISSYRDRYLALKKDPRIRYILIIVNHGREAGASIEHPHSQVFAVPLLPATIKEELLGAYSFFEREKSCIFCHMIEHELQEGKRVILGSKNYIVFAPYASRVPFELWIMPKEHKPSFETISFSEIEDLASILRIILAKLYKGLSDPPYNYFIHTCPPEHREMGIPGYPPEDMIPRVYHWHIEILPKLSIAAGFELGTGIMINIATPENVAKYLREMSV, from the coding sequence GTGCCAGAATTGAGGCAGGATATAGTCACCGGGAGGTGGGTGGTGATCGCCACTGAGCGAGCCTTACGACCCGAAAGTTTTACTCGATTGAAAAAGGAGGAAGCAAAAACCACGACCGTCTGCCCCTTTTGTTATGGCAATGAGGCCCTTACACCACCTGAGATCATGGCCTATCGACCGAAAAACACACTTCCGGATACCCCTGGATGGACAATAAGGGTCGTTCCCAATAAATATCCCGCCTTTGTTCCCGAATACCTGCGGGTCGGCAGAGACGGTAAGCCACTTGTGAGGGAAGGGACCATGCCCGCCGGCAGGCAGGTATATCCCTCAATGGTTGCCATGGGCGCACACGAAGTCATCGTAAGTAGTCCGGATCATCATAAAAGTCTGGCATTACTTTCGGAATCTCAGGTGATAAAGATCATTTCATCTTATAGAGATCGGTATCTGGCCCTAAAGAAGGATCCCCGAATAAGATATATCTTGATCATCGTGAACCATGGGAGGGAAGCCGGGGCTTCGATAGAGCATCCTCACTCTCAAGTTTTCGCCGTACCACTTTTACCAGCAACCATAAAGGAGGAGCTCCTGGGAGCATACAGCTTTTTTGAGCGTGAAAAAAGCTGCATTTTTTGCCACATGATAGAGCACGAATTGCAGGAGGGTAAAAGAGTTATCTTGGGGAGCAAAAATTATATCGTCTTTGCCCCCTATGCCTCCCGAGTTCCCTTTGAGCTGTGGATAATGCCGAAAGAACACAAACCTTCCTTCGAGACCATAAGCTTTAGTGAAATTGAGGATTTAGCCTCCATTTTAAGGATCATTTTAGCCAAACTTTACAAAGGATTATCCGATCCCCCATATAATTATTTTATCCACACCTGCCCGCCAGAGCATAGAGAGATGGGAATTCCTGGCTACCCACCAGAGGACATGATTCCTCGGGTGTATCATTGGCATATCGAAATCCTTCCGAAGTTATCTATAGCCGCTGGATTTGAACTGGGCACGGGAATCATGATTAACATTGCCACCCCGGAAAATGTGGCTAAGTACTTGAGGGAAATGAGTGTTTAG